One genomic segment of Natrononativus amylolyticus includes these proteins:
- a CDS encoding ArgE/DapE family deacylase: MTPPRTAGSRDDELRTFLERLCRFETTAGSEAEAQTWVRDRLEAFGFETYEWEADPEELAGHPSFPDDPAAIETANRPSVGGVLEFGDPDAGRTLVLNGHVDVVPAGRGWSGDPFEPRWNDTETRLTARGAADMKSGLAACVFAARQVADGDAGVDGRLVVESVAGEEEGGIGAAAAALSNPYPFERDGAIVAEPTSLRPVTATEGSVMKRLRLEGRAAHAATRWRGESVLPHFDRIRRAFLDLESERADRVTHPLYETFPNPWPVNVGTVEAGRWASSVPDELVAEIRIGVAPGETVAAVEREFERRLESVVADDEWLAATPPAFERFSIQFEAAETDPDEPVVAAVQDGMEAVGLEETAPRGATYGADSRHYVAAGIPTVLFGPGNIEQAHFPEESIEWAEVRTARDALARAVETFLAS, from the coding sequence ATGACACCGCCGAGAACTGCAGGTTCGCGCGACGACGAACTGCGGACGTTCCTCGAACGGCTCTGTCGATTCGAGACCACGGCCGGCTCCGAGGCCGAGGCGCAGACGTGGGTTCGTGACAGGCTCGAGGCGTTCGGCTTCGAGACCTACGAGTGGGAGGCCGACCCCGAAGAGCTGGCCGGCCATCCCTCGTTTCCCGACGACCCCGCGGCGATCGAGACGGCGAACCGGCCGAGCGTCGGCGGCGTCCTCGAGTTCGGCGATCCCGACGCCGGACGAACGCTGGTGTTGAACGGGCACGTCGACGTCGTTCCGGCCGGCCGGGGCTGGAGCGGGGATCCGTTCGAACCGCGGTGGAACGACACGGAGACGCGGTTGACCGCCCGCGGTGCCGCGGACATGAAATCCGGGCTGGCGGCGTGTGTGTTCGCAGCCCGGCAGGTAGCCGACGGCGACGCCGGTGTCGATGGCCGACTCGTCGTCGAGAGCGTCGCGGGCGAGGAGGAGGGCGGTATCGGTGCGGCCGCGGCAGCGCTCTCGAACCCCTATCCGTTCGAGCGCGACGGAGCGATCGTCGCCGAACCGACCTCGCTGCGCCCGGTGACCGCGACGGAGGGGAGTGTGATGAAACGGCTGCGACTCGAGGGACGGGCGGCCCACGCGGCGACTCGCTGGCGCGGGGAGTCGGTGCTCCCGCACTTCGATCGGATTCGACGGGCGTTTCTGGACCTCGAGAGCGAGCGTGCCGACCGGGTCACACACCCGCTGTACGAGACGTTTCCGAACCCCTGGCCGGTGAACGTCGGGACCGTCGAGGCGGGCCGGTGGGCCTCGTCGGTGCCGGACGAACTCGTCGCCGAGATTCGGATCGGCGTCGCGCCCGGTGAAACCGTCGCGGCCGTCGAGCGGGAGTTCGAACGCCGCCTCGAGTCGGTCGTCGCCGACGACGAGTGGCTCGCGGCCACCCCGCCGGCGTTCGAGCGCTTCTCGATCCAGTTCGAAGCCGCCGAAACCGACCCCGACGAACCCGTCGTGGCGGCGGTCCAGGACGGCATGGAGGCGGTCGGCCTCGAGGAGACGGCGCCCCGGGGGGCGACCTACGGCGCGGACAGCCGCCACTACGTCGCTGCGGGGATTCCGACGGTGCTGTTCGGCCCCGGAAACATCGAGCAGGCACACTTCCCCGAGGAGTCGATCGAGTGGGCAGAGGTGCGGACGGCGCGCGACGCGCTCGCCCGGGCGGTCGAGACGTTCCTCGCATCCTAA
- the hisD gene encoding histidinol dehydrogenase: MTPEVRPIADLGPGDRAAFFERDAGIDEVRADVRDIVSRVREEGDVAVREFSREFDGVEVGNLEITDECERAYEGLEADLREAIETAAANVREFHEAQVPEDWRREFSDGRELGRRFRPIDRVGVYVPGGTAAYPSSAIMGVVPAVVAGVEHVAVVTPPADEVNPATLAAIHAAGADAVYGVGGAQAIAGLAYGTETITRVRKIVGPGNRWVTAAKAEVRGDVEIDFLAGPSEVVVVADGTADAEVVAAELVAQAEHDENASVVAVTDDEGLATAVAEAVDRQAGEREREDVIRAALANEASGVLLARSMSEAILFTEAYAPEHLAIVAEDDESVLERIDSAGSVFLGPSTPVAAGDYASGTNHVLPTNGGARVTGGLSVETFLRSTTVQRLSSGGLADLADTVTSLAEAEGLEAHAESVRVRFDE, translated from the coding sequence ATGACACCAGAGGTACGGCCGATCGCGGATCTCGGACCGGGCGATCGCGCGGCGTTCTTCGAGCGCGACGCCGGAATCGACGAGGTGCGTGCCGACGTTCGAGACATCGTTTCTCGCGTACGCGAGGAGGGCGACGTCGCCGTCCGCGAGTTCTCCCGCGAGTTCGACGGCGTTGAGGTCGGAAACCTCGAGATCACCGACGAGTGCGAGCGTGCGTACGAGGGACTCGAGGCCGACCTGCGCGAGGCGATCGAGACCGCCGCGGCGAACGTCAGGGAGTTTCACGAGGCCCAGGTGCCCGAAGACTGGCGACGCGAGTTCAGCGATGGCCGCGAACTCGGGCGGCGGTTCCGCCCGATCGACCGCGTCGGGGTCTACGTTCCCGGCGGGACGGCGGCGTACCCCTCGAGTGCGATCATGGGCGTAGTTCCGGCGGTCGTCGCCGGAGTCGAGCACGTCGCCGTCGTGACGCCGCCAGCCGACGAGGTGAACCCGGCGACGCTCGCGGCGATCCACGCCGCGGGCGCGGACGCGGTGTACGGCGTCGGCGGCGCCCAGGCGATCGCGGGACTCGCCTACGGAACGGAGACCATCACGCGCGTGCGAAAGATCGTCGGCCCCGGCAACCGGTGGGTGACGGCCGCCAAGGCTGAGGTTCGCGGTGACGTCGAGATCGACTTCCTCGCGGGTCCGAGCGAGGTGGTCGTGGTCGCCGATGGGACGGCCGATGCGGAGGTCGTCGCCGCCGAACTGGTCGCCCAGGCCGAACACGACGAGAACGCGTCGGTCGTCGCCGTCACCGACGACGAGGGGCTCGCGACGGCGGTCGCCGAGGCGGTCGATCGCCAGGCCGGCGAGCGCGAGCGCGAGGACGTGATCCGGGCGGCGCTCGCGAACGAGGCGAGCGGCGTGTTGCTCGCCCGGTCGATGAGCGAGGCGATCCTCTTCACCGAGGCGTACGCCCCCGAACACCTCGCGATCGTCGCCGAGGATGACGAGTCGGTTCTCGAGCGGATCGACAGCGCGGGCAGCGTCTTTCTCGGGCCGTCCACGCCGGTTGCCGCGGGCGACTACGCGAGCGGGACCAACCACGTGTTGCCGACCAACGGCGGCGCCCGCGTCACCGGGGGGCTGTCGGTCGAGACGTTCCTCCGGTCGACGACGGTTCAGCGGCTCTCGAGTGGGGGGCTCGCGGATCTCGCGGACACCGTGACGAGCCTCGCCGAGGCGGAGGGCCTCGAGGCCCACGCCGAGAGCGTCCGGGTTCGGTTCGACGAGTAG